A genomic stretch from Qipengyuania pelagi includes:
- a CDS encoding nucleotide sugar dehydrogenase, which translates to MKNESERIAVIGLGYVGLPVAVALAEKYRDVLGYDVSERRVESLRAKHDWTGEIENERLASSSLQVTADPTELAGCTFFIVTVPTPIDDANEPDLTPVEQACRSIAPYLSAGATVVFESTVYPGVTDSVCAPLLEEHSGLVRGRDFFLGYSPERINPGDKEHRLDNIPKIIAAEDEATLSRLRAVYGAIVNAGLHEAPSIKVAEAAKVIENTQRDLNIALMNELALVLDRMDIRTRDVLEAAGTKWNFLRFSPGLVGGHCIGVDPYYLTHASEKVGYNPEVILAGRRVNNSMGAFIAHKTLSMIEDGKNALSRPQPRVGILGLTFKENVPDLRNSRVPDVIEFLKKAGAEVLVHDPRANPDEAQHEYGVELQSAASLEDLDALVFAVAHDEFGEWIEDLSQRLRPDGVVIDVRSFVQRDRLPSDIRYWSL; encoded by the coding sequence ATGAAAAACGAGAGTGAACGTATCGCAGTAATCGGTCTGGGTTATGTCGGGCTTCCGGTGGCGGTTGCTCTGGCGGAAAAATACCGTGATGTCTTAGGATACGACGTCTCGGAGCGACGGGTGGAATCCCTGCGCGCGAAGCATGACTGGACCGGCGAAATCGAGAACGAGCGGCTCGCATCCAGTAGTCTACAGGTGACTGCGGATCCCACCGAACTTGCGGGATGCACTTTTTTCATCGTCACCGTCCCCACCCCGATCGACGATGCCAACGAGCCCGACCTTACCCCTGTGGAACAGGCGTGCCGATCCATCGCGCCCTACCTTTCCGCAGGCGCTACTGTCGTATTCGAATCCACGGTCTATCCCGGTGTTACGGACTCGGTCTGCGCTCCGTTGCTTGAAGAGCATTCCGGCCTTGTCAGGGGGCGCGACTTCTTTCTCGGCTATTCGCCAGAACGCATCAATCCCGGCGACAAGGAACATCGGCTCGACAACATTCCCAAGATCATCGCGGCGGAAGACGAGGCAACGCTCTCTCGCTTGCGAGCCGTTTACGGGGCGATCGTCAATGCGGGGCTACATGAAGCCCCCTCGATAAAAGTTGCGGAGGCGGCGAAAGTCATCGAGAATACCCAGCGGGATTTGAACATCGCGCTGATGAATGAACTGGCTCTGGTTCTGGATCGGATGGACATCCGTACCCGGGACGTGCTCGAGGCGGCGGGGACCAAGTGGAACTTTCTTCGCTTTTCTCCCGGCTTGGTGGGAGGGCACTGCATTGGCGTCGACCCTTATTACCTCACTCACGCCAGCGAAAAGGTGGGTTACAATCCCGAAGTGATCCTGGCAGGACGGAGGGTCAATAACAGCATGGGTGCGTTTATCGCGCATAAGACATTGTCGATGATCGAAGATGGCAAGAACGCCCTCTCGCGCCCTCAACCTCGCGTCGGGATTCTCGGATTGACGTTCAAGGAGAATGTCCCAGACCTGCGCAATTCACGGGTTCCCGACGTGATCGAGTTTTTAAAGAAGGCCGGGGCCGAAGTGCTGGTTCACGATCCGCGTGCTAATCCGGATGAAGCGCAACACGAATATGGCGTCGAATTGCAGAGCGCCGCTTCGCTCGAGGACCTCGACGCTTTAGTGTTCGCAGTTGCCCATGATGAGTTCGGTGAATGGATCGAAGATCTTTCCCAACGATTGCGGCCCGATGGAGTGGTCATAGACGTGCGATCGTTCGTCCAGCGCGATCGTTTGCCTTCCGATATCCGATACTGGTCTCTCTAA
- a CDS encoding SDR family oxidoreductase → MGNRPEWVASDPALNEKIKATRGLWLVTGAAGFIGSNIVETLLQLGQNVRAIDNFATGHAKNLAEVRRMVGEDSWSRFEFIEGDIRDPDTCRAACREVSYVLHQAALGSVPRSLDDPLTTNEVNVSGFLNMIDAARREGSGVRFVYAASSSTYGDEPNLPKIEDRIGRPLSPYAATKAFNEVYADVFRRSYDQKAIGLRYFNVFGPRQDPNGAYAAVIPLWVKAMIEGAGVRINGDGETSRDFCFVTNAVQANIRAALAPDEAWGEVYNVAVGQRTSLIDLHGAIAQTLSELGVSASDTVVHGPARPGDVRHSLAHIGKAGRLLGYRPTHDLRTGLRDAMPWYIDLVSKEAE, encoded by the coding sequence GTGGGTAATCGACCAGAATGGGTTGCGAGCGATCCGGCGCTTAACGAGAAGATCAAGGCGACGCGCGGCCTTTGGTTGGTGACGGGCGCGGCCGGCTTTATCGGTTCCAATATCGTCGAAACCTTGCTGCAGCTTGGTCAGAATGTGCGTGCAATCGATAATTTCGCGACGGGTCATGCGAAAAATCTCGCCGAAGTGCGACGGATGGTTGGCGAAGATAGCTGGTCCCGTTTCGAATTCATCGAAGGCGATATTCGCGATCCGGACACGTGCCGTGCCGCGTGCCGTGAGGTGTCCTACGTCTTGCACCAGGCTGCCCTGGGTTCGGTCCCGCGCTCACTAGACGATCCGCTGACCACCAACGAGGTCAACGTTTCAGGTTTCCTGAATATGATCGACGCGGCACGGCGCGAAGGTAGCGGCGTTCGCTTCGTTTATGCAGCCTCCAGCTCGACATATGGAGATGAACCCAATCTTCCCAAGATCGAAGATCGCATCGGTCGCCCCCTGTCGCCATATGCGGCCACCAAAGCCTTCAACGAGGTCTACGCCGATGTCTTCCGTCGAAGCTACGATCAAAAGGCGATCGGCTTGCGCTATTTCAATGTGTTCGGGCCGCGACAAGATCCGAACGGCGCGTATGCGGCGGTTATCCCCTTGTGGGTGAAGGCGATGATTGAAGGCGCAGGCGTGCGTATCAACGGCGATGGCGAGACTAGTCGCGACTTCTGTTTCGTGACGAATGCGGTCCAGGCGAATATCCGCGCCGCTCTGGCGCCCGACGAGGCGTGGGGCGAAGTCTACAACGTCGCCGTGGGACAGCGGACGTCGCTGATTGACCTGCATGGTGCTATCGCGCAAACGCTGTCCGAGCTGGGCGTCTCGGCCAGCGACACGGTTGTACACGGGCCTGCGCGCCCGGGCGATGTGCGCCACAGCTTGGCCCACATCGGCAAGGCGGGCCGACTGCTGGGATATCGCCCTACCCACGATCTTCGAACCGGGCTGCGCGATGCGATGCCTTGGTACATTGATCTTGTATCGAAAGAAGCGGAATGA
- a CDS encoding right-handed parallel beta-helix repeat-containing protein, whose product MRDIMSRTTVSNSLSRLVCDRRRALIGLLSGLVVVPSSASCKSRAGEIVLPDLRRRSDTDDSAAFARALELGAPVYCPAGRGSGSDGAYVLSSVPLISDTTIRGDGSSSILRLAPEARSVFIGLSSPDTPLENVALSDFRIEGRVTETGFKEHWNLISLAGISILRIERVEFIGFAGDGLYLGAEHQGVAREPRMIRDILVRDCLFDGVNNDNRNGISVTGGEAITIDGCRFRRCSRPDMPGPIDFEPDAFPFYKLARLRVTNCDFEACGGNVGQVSIVIPPVVPPPRDVLISGNRFRGYRGTGGDVAVTINRQPDSATPAMRCVIEDNVGIDGHGGVQIFSGKDITVRNNRWADYAGRSLFGYNESTAGVLDVTVMGDQFVRCGWRDGIAVAVYKGDGIALEGLLFRETGNGTPGAAPLYLGPGRIRRLSLIGNDWRGNPASAGLVIVERGADYLPGTTRVAGNLVAEGRSLPAF is encoded by the coding sequence ATGAGGGACATCATGTCACGAACCACAGTCTCCAATTCCCTTTCCCGTCTTGTCTGCGATCGGCGCCGCGCGCTGATCGGACTCCTCTCAGGACTTGTCGTGGTCCCCTCATCCGCATCGTGCAAATCGCGAGCGGGCGAGATTGTCCTGCCTGATCTTCGGCGGCGAAGTGATACGGACGATAGCGCCGCGTTTGCGCGAGCGCTCGAATTGGGAGCGCCTGTCTATTGTCCTGCTGGCCGAGGTTCAGGTTCGGATGGCGCCTACGTTCTCAGCTCCGTTCCCCTCATTTCGGATACGACGATCCGGGGCGACGGTTCGTCCTCGATCTTGCGACTCGCGCCGGAAGCTCGAAGCGTTTTCATCGGTCTGAGCTCTCCGGATACACCACTCGAGAATGTCGCACTGTCCGATTTCAGGATTGAAGGTAGAGTCACGGAAACGGGCTTCAAAGAACACTGGAACCTGATTTCTTTGGCAGGGATCAGCATCCTTCGGATCGAGCGCGTCGAATTTATAGGTTTTGCAGGAGACGGCCTGTATCTTGGCGCCGAGCATCAAGGAGTGGCCCGCGAACCCCGGATGATTCGCGACATCCTGGTTCGGGACTGCCTATTCGATGGTGTAAACAACGACAATCGTAACGGGATTTCGGTGACGGGTGGCGAAGCCATCACCATCGATGGTTGTCGCTTTCGGAGATGCAGTCGCCCCGACATGCCTGGACCGATCGATTTCGAGCCCGATGCCTTTCCGTTCTACAAGCTCGCGCGCTTGCGCGTGACGAATTGCGACTTCGAAGCGTGTGGAGGAAATGTCGGCCAAGTCTCGATCGTAATTCCGCCAGTCGTTCCTCCACCGCGCGACGTTTTGATTTCCGGCAACAGGTTTCGAGGATATCGCGGGACGGGCGGCGACGTAGCGGTGACGATCAATCGCCAACCGGATTCCGCGACTCCCGCGATGCGATGTGTGATCGAAGACAATGTTGGGATCGACGGCCATGGAGGGGTCCAGATATTTTCCGGCAAGGACATCACCGTCCGGAATAACCGCTGGGCCGATTATGCGGGACGAAGCCTGTTCGGCTACAACGAGTCGACGGCAGGCGTTTTGGACGTGACCGTAATGGGAGATCAATTCGTTCGTTGCGGCTGGCGCGACGGTATCGCTGTAGCGGTGTACAAGGGCGACGGAATAGCTCTCGAAGGATTGCTCTTCCGAGAGACTGGGAACGGCACGCCGGGGGCAGCCCCCCTCTACCTGGGACCAGGCCGGATCAGGCGGTTGTCGCTGATCGGGAACGATTGGCGCGGCAATCCAGCTTCGGCCGGTCTGGTCATCGTGGAGCGAGGCGCCGACTATCTGCCCGGGACCACGCGGGTCGCCGGAAACCTTGTTGCCGAAGGACGTTCTCTTCCCGCCTTTTAG
- the asnB gene encoding asparagine synthase (glutamine-hydrolyzing): MCGIAGFLTAKTPDIDPRTTLRAMTDAIAHRGPDDDGHWFDPDQGVALGHRRLAIIDLSPAGHQPMLSANGRYVLVYNGEIYNHAELRRRLEEGGNAPEWRGHSDTEVLLACVAAWGIRKALDQANGMFAFALWDRKQGKLTLARDRAGEKPLFYGWQNGTFLFVSELKALTAHPGFERVVDRAAAAAMMRFGYVPAPMCIWHGIRKLPPAHLLEVTAGGYERPDPECYWDLAAIARDGANDPLPDTPDLVDDLDALLRDAVGLRMEADVPLGAFLSGGVDSSAVTALMQAQSTRPVRTFSIGFGQRAYDESGYARAVAEHLGTDHLELQVDLADVRATIPKLPAIWDEPFADSSQIPTYLVNALARPEVTVALTGDGGDELFAGYNRHVLGARIWEGSARLPDFVRRGVGAALTSKNAYRLANATGLSRRVAGLSERLPKIGAVLRAREPTEFYAQLVSQWRPGANPVIGVGDSDRDRSISAPAFDDFRNTMLFMDAKTYLPDDILTKVDRAGMAVSLEGRIPFLDHRVMEFAWRVPLSAKIWNGRGKHILRNVLYRYVPASLIDRPKAGFAIPIGDWLEGPLRDWSEALIDPSALAEQGILDPALVADTWSRFLRGDKALVPQIWCVLMFQAWLQEQDFPPVTQIG, from the coding sequence ATGTGTGGAATCGCGGGCTTTTTGACCGCCAAGACGCCGGATATCGATCCTCGAACTACGCTGCGGGCGATGACTGACGCGATCGCCCATCGCGGGCCCGATGACGACGGCCACTGGTTCGACCCGGATCAAGGCGTCGCGCTGGGTCATCGTCGCTTGGCGATCATAGATCTCTCCCCAGCAGGGCATCAACCGATGCTTTCCGCGAACGGGCGCTACGTCCTCGTCTATAACGGCGAGATCTACAATCACGCCGAACTTCGCAGGAGACTGGAAGAAGGGGGCAATGCTCCCGAATGGCGCGGTCATTCGGACACGGAGGTTCTCCTTGCCTGTGTCGCTGCGTGGGGGATCCGCAAGGCGCTGGATCAGGCGAATGGCATGTTCGCGTTTGCCCTCTGGGATCGCAAGCAAGGCAAATTGACGCTGGCGCGGGACCGGGCAGGAGAAAAGCCGCTTTTCTATGGTTGGCAGAACGGCACGTTTCTTTTCGTTTCAGAGCTGAAGGCGCTCACGGCTCATCCCGGGTTCGAACGGGTGGTGGATCGCGCAGCCGCAGCGGCCATGATGCGGTTTGGATACGTTCCTGCGCCGATGTGTATTTGGCACGGCATTCGCAAGCTACCGCCCGCTCACTTGCTGGAAGTGACGGCCGGTGGCTACGAGCGACCGGACCCTGAGTGTTACTGGGATCTGGCAGCCATCGCGCGCGATGGGGCGAACGATCCGCTTCCCGATACCCCCGATCTGGTGGACGACCTGGATGCTTTGTTGAGGGACGCCGTCGGTCTGCGGATGGAGGCGGACGTGCCGCTCGGCGCGTTCCTGTCCGGCGGGGTTGATTCGTCGGCTGTAACGGCCTTGATGCAGGCTCAATCGACACGCCCGGTGCGCACGTTCTCCATCGGCTTCGGACAGCGCGCTTACGACGAATCCGGCTACGCGCGCGCTGTTGCTGAACACTTGGGGACCGATCATCTGGAATTGCAGGTCGATCTGGCCGATGTGCGGGCAACCATTCCCAAGCTCCCCGCCATCTGGGACGAACCGTTTGCCGATTCGTCCCAAATACCCACCTATCTCGTGAACGCGCTGGCTCGCCCGGAAGTTACGGTCGCTCTGACAGGAGATGGCGGTGACGAGCTCTTCGCGGGATACAATCGCCACGTCCTAGGCGCGCGCATCTGGGAGGGAAGCGCTCGCTTGCCCGACTTCGTGCGTCGAGGCGTCGGGGCAGCGCTGACCAGCAAGAACGCCTACAGGCTCGCGAACGCCACTGGGTTGAGCCGCCGTGTCGCCGGTCTTTCCGAACGGTTGCCCAAAATTGGAGCGGTCCTGCGCGCTCGCGAACCGACAGAATTCTACGCGCAACTGGTGTCGCAGTGGCGACCAGGTGCAAATCCCGTGATCGGCGTCGGCGATAGCGATCGCGATAGGAGCATTTCCGCACCCGCATTCGACGATTTTCGAAACACCATGCTTTTCATGGATGCGAAGACCTACCTGCCTGACGATATTCTGACCAAGGTGGACAGGGCCGGCATGGCCGTCAGCCTAGAGGGAAGAATTCCATTTCTCGACCATCGAGTCATGGAATTCGCCTGGCGCGTTCCCCTGTCGGCAAAAATCTGGAACGGTCGTGGCAAACATATCTTGCGCAACGTGCTTTATCGTTACGTCCCCGCCTCTCTGATCGACAGGCCCAAGGCAGGCTTCGCGATCCCGATCGGGGATTGGCTCGAAGGCCCGCTTCGCGACTGGTCGGAAGCGCTTATCGATCCTTCCGCTTTGGCAGAACAAGGCATACTGGACCCGGCTTTGGTCGCGGACACTTGGTCGCGTTTCCTGCGTGGGGACAAGGCGCTCGTGCCTCAGATCTGGTGCGTGCTTATGTTCCAGGCCTGGCTGCAAGAGCAAGATTTCCCGCCCGTCACGCAAATCGGATAG
- a CDS encoding alkaline phosphatase family protein → MNQVQKLLFLELNEINFEFLQKYIGKGNLPNFREFLARHGFEETHSEQTYEELEPWIQWVTAHTGLTYAEHGVFRLGDIVDTDIPQIWEQLEEAGLKVGAVSPMNAKYRLRDPAFFIPDPWTDTSVRAGSLDTRFFQAIRQAVNENATGGLDKKSVLNFALGGLRNASPANYPAYLKLVGAARGKPWSKALFLDQVLTDMFVRLVREKTPDFATLFLNAGAHIQHHYMFNAAVYDGPHRNPAWYIHPDSDPLLDVYRLYDQILGQVKRAFPQARIMLATGLHQTPYEKTAFYWRLTDHAASLRGLGVPFQSVEPRMSRDFLIACSSMEEAAEAERKLLVAKTEDGTPIFTVDNRGEDLFAMLSYPNDIPAGMAVVAGNERIEDFRSHVAFVAIKNGEHHGVGYFSDSAEIGGGLKGSFPLTEIPNRIRSALEVEQRQVA, encoded by the coding sequence GTGAACCAGGTGCAAAAGCTTCTTTTTCTTGAACTCAATGAAATCAATTTCGAGTTCTTGCAGAAATATATCGGCAAGGGGAATTTGCCTAATTTTCGGGAGTTCCTCGCGCGGCACGGCTTCGAGGAAACGCATTCCGAGCAGACCTACGAGGAGCTGGAACCCTGGATTCAGTGGGTCACGGCGCATACCGGCCTTACCTATGCCGAACACGGCGTGTTCAGGCTCGGCGATATTGTGGATACCGATATTCCGCAGATTTGGGAACAGCTTGAGGAAGCGGGGCTCAAGGTTGGCGCGGTCAGTCCGATGAACGCTAAATATCGCTTGCGCGACCCCGCTTTCTTCATTCCAGATCCCTGGACTGACACGAGCGTTCGCGCCGGGAGCCTCGATACGCGTTTCTTCCAGGCCATTCGGCAGGCGGTGAATGAGAATGCAACGGGCGGATTGGACAAAAAGTCGGTTCTGAACTTCGCCTTGGGCGGGCTGCGCAACGCGTCGCCCGCGAACTATCCTGCCTATCTGAAGCTGGTAGGCGCGGCTCGCGGCAAGCCCTGGTCGAAGGCTCTGTTTCTGGATCAGGTCCTTACCGACATGTTCGTCCGTCTGGTGCGCGAAAAAACCCCCGATTTCGCCACGCTTTTCCTAAATGCCGGCGCGCATATCCAGCACCATTACATGTTCAACGCGGCCGTTTACGATGGTCCGCACCGCAATCCCGCTTGGTATATCCACCCCGACAGCGATCCGTTGCTGGACGTTTACCGGCTTTACGATCAAATTCTCGGCCAGGTGAAGCGGGCGTTTCCTCAGGCGCGGATCATGCTCGCGACCGGTCTCCATCAAACTCCCTACGAGAAGACCGCTTTTTACTGGCGCTTGACCGATCATGCCGCGTCGCTGCGCGGCCTCGGCGTTCCCTTCCAATCAGTGGAGCCGCGCATGTCGCGCGACTTCCTTATTGCCTGTAGTTCGATGGAAGAGGCGGCCGAGGCGGAGCGCAAATTGCTGGTCGCCAAAACGGAAGACGGCACACCGATCTTCACCGTGGACAATCGTGGCGAAGACCTGTTCGCGATGCTGAGCTATCCAAACGACATTCCCGCAGGCATGGCTGTGGTCGCCGGTAACGAACGCATCGAAGATTTTCGCAGCCATGTCGCATTTGTGGCCATTAAGAACGGCGAGCATCACGGTGTGGGCTATTTCAGCGACAGCGCCGAGATCGGGGGCGGCTTGAAAGGGAGTTTTCCCCTAACCGAAATCCCGAATCGCATCCGTTCGGCGCTCGAGGTGGAGCAACGGCAGGTCGCCTGA
- a CDS encoding glycosyltransferase family 4 protein, translated as MSGHREVRSAAIITSIAFSIANFRGPLIRRMIGQGIKVYALAPDYDVQTRAAVRELGAEPVDISLERTGLRPARDLVDMVKLAVTLRRIGPDLVFGYFIKPVIYGTLAAWLAGIGRRYALVAGLGYVFTPDGARDTLKRRALRAVASLLYRLAFRLCNRVFLQNGDDLEVLCSRGLLSRKKAVLISGSGVDLARFQPSEPVSSPITFVLVARLLREKGIVEYAEAARAIKASGSDARFLLLGDTDSNPGGLERSVVKRWVADGIVEWPGQVPDVRVWLAQSSVFVLPSYREGKPRSTQEAMAMALPVVTTDAPGCRDTVEEGVNGFKVPVRDARALEAAMRRFIDDPSLILQMGQASRAAAKRLFDVHRINDAMMAAMELP; from the coding sequence ATGAGCGGGCATCGGGAGGTCCGATCGGCTGCGATCATCACCAGTATCGCGTTTTCTATAGCCAATTTCCGCGGCCCGCTGATCCGGCGCATGATCGGGCAGGGGATCAAGGTGTATGCGCTGGCACCCGACTACGATGTGCAGACACGCGCGGCGGTGCGCGAACTCGGCGCCGAACCTGTCGATATTTCGCTGGAGCGCACGGGATTGCGGCCTGCCCGTGACTTGGTGGACATGGTAAAGCTTGCCGTCACGCTGCGCCGCATTGGCCCGGACCTCGTCTTCGGGTATTTCATCAAGCCAGTGATCTATGGGACGCTGGCAGCCTGGTTGGCGGGGATCGGGCGCCGCTATGCCCTCGTGGCGGGCCTCGGGTATGTTTTCACTCCCGATGGCGCGCGCGACACGCTAAAACGCCGGGCCCTTCGAGCTGTTGCGTCGCTCCTTTACCGCCTAGCGTTTCGTCTGTGCAACCGGGTCTTCCTGCAAAATGGCGACGATTTAGAAGTGCTGTGCAGCCGCGGCCTGTTGTCCCGTAAGAAGGCCGTGCTTATCAGCGGCTCCGGAGTCGATCTCGCACGGTTTCAGCCAAGCGAACCGGTGTCCTCGCCGATCACTTTCGTCTTGGTCGCTCGGCTTTTGCGCGAAAAGGGTATCGTCGAATATGCCGAGGCAGCACGTGCCATCAAGGCAAGTGGAAGCGATGCGCGCTTCCTTCTCTTGGGTGATACCGACAGCAATCCCGGCGGTTTGGAACGCTCTGTGGTGAAGCGGTGGGTTGCGGACGGGATAGTCGAGTGGCCCGGCCAGGTTCCGGACGTCCGGGTCTGGCTTGCGCAGAGCAGCGTCTTCGTCTTGCCATCCTATCGCGAAGGCAAGCCGCGCAGCACCCAGGAAGCGATGGCAATGGCGCTTCCAGTGGTCACCACCGATGCGCCTGGCTGCCGGGACACGGTGGAAGAAGGAGTAAACGGCTTCAAAGTACCCGTGCGCGACGCACGAGCGCTGGAGGCGGCGATGCGCCGCTTCATCGACGATCCCAGCCTGATCTTGCAAATGGGCCAAGCGAGCCGAGCTGCAGCCAAACGTTTGTTCGATGTCCACCGCATCAACGATGCGATGATGGCGGCCATGGAACTACCCTGA
- a CDS encoding glycosyltransferase family 4 protein, which yields MKNGVMSSMPAKRVLALAKYGPRAASTRQRLLQYAPFLARHYLDIELQPLLDDDYLQGLMRGERASQALVMKAYGRRLAGIVSMGRYDLVWVQYELFPYLPLIDGLAARLAKVPIVYDIDDAIFHMYDTHRSPVVRQLLGRKLLPLVRQAAICVCGNEYLADYVTSAGGNALVVPTVVDTDIFKPSIEGSDNRPLTVGWIGSPSTWRYVEPLLPTLLPALSRLHARFRVVGAGPAAKGIAGIDAVEWSESNEVADLQAMDIGLMPVPDEPWARGKCGYKLIQYMACGVPGIASPVGVNRDIIDHGVDGLFARTEAEWTHALDQLAHDSALRQRMGEKGRAKVMNHYSLQSQQPIVLDAFRAAIEAGS from the coding sequence ATGAAAAATGGCGTCATGTCTTCAATGCCGGCGAAGCGCGTTCTCGCGCTGGCTAAATATGGTCCGCGCGCGGCGAGCACCCGTCAGCGGCTTCTTCAGTACGCGCCGTTTCTAGCCCGACACTACCTGGATATCGAACTTCAGCCCCTGCTAGACGACGATTACCTGCAAGGCTTGATGCGCGGGGAGCGGGCGTCCCAAGCTCTGGTGATGAAGGCCTATGGTCGCCGCCTTGCCGGCATTGTGTCGATGGGTCGGTATGATCTTGTCTGGGTCCAGTACGAGCTTTTCCCTTACCTGCCATTGATCGACGGTCTTGCCGCGCGTCTGGCAAAAGTTCCGATCGTCTACGATATCGACGATGCGATCTTTCACATGTACGATACCCATCGCTCTCCGGTTGTGAGGCAACTCTTGGGCCGCAAATTGCTGCCGCTGGTCCGACAAGCGGCGATCTGTGTGTGCGGCAACGAGTATCTGGCGGATTACGTCACATCGGCTGGTGGCAACGCACTGGTTGTGCCTACAGTGGTCGATACTGACATTTTCAAGCCTTCGATCGAGGGAAGCGACAACCGCCCGCTGACGGTTGGATGGATCGGTTCACCTTCCACCTGGCGCTATGTCGAACCTCTGCTGCCAACACTGTTGCCTGCTTTGTCTCGTTTACATGCGCGCTTCCGTGTCGTTGGCGCGGGCCCAGCTGCGAAGGGAATTGCGGGAATCGACGCTGTAGAGTGGTCCGAGTCGAATGAAGTAGCCGATCTGCAGGCGATGGATATCGGCTTGATGCCGGTGCCGGACGAGCCATGGGCCCGGGGGAAGTGCGGTTACAAACTGATCCAGTACATGGCGTGCGGTGTGCCAGGGATCGCCTCGCCGGTCGGAGTGAATCGGGACATCATCGATCACGGTGTCGATGGCTTGTTTGCGCGGACCGAGGCAGAATGGACGCACGCTCTTGATCAGCTCGCGCACGATTCTGCCCTCAGGCAGCGGATGGGCGAAAAGGGGCGCGCAAAAGTGATGAACCATTATTCGCTTCAATCGCAGCAGCCCATCGTGCTCGATGCATTTCGAGCTGCAATCGAGGCGGGATCATGA
- a CDS encoding acyltransferase family protein: protein MTFENPGRAPAGSAQRAGRVLNILQAGRALAALAVVIHHANISATNLIGGAPRFSEFLGYGALGVDFFFVLSGFIIYYSSADSRPDREWVIGFLLRRGIRIYIPYWPLGIAVALFYLSVPGIGSPGHQFGWFSTLTLLPTDKLPALLPAWTLQHEVFFYLVFAMLIWMRSLWIGLAVWTLAMALLWYPNGPESNVMLASMNIEFVAGIMAAFLVMRDKVPTLLFSGLAIGFLVFYFVGGPSTNSLVFGMGVAFLVAVAASFELRGRIHIPSFVLLLGNASYAIYLIHNPLLAVTTRLVRAMDLTWGMAMAVGIAASTAAGIAYYFGYERPSLRFAHRKLIAPRMAIERASPSKS from the coding sequence GTGACGTTTGAAAATCCGGGCCGGGCCCCCGCCGGATCTGCGCAACGCGCAGGGCGGGTATTGAACATATTGCAGGCGGGAAGAGCTCTGGCAGCGTTAGCTGTTGTAATCCATCACGCCAATATCTCCGCGACTAATCTCATCGGCGGCGCTCCTCGATTTTCCGAGTTTCTCGGTTATGGGGCGCTGGGCGTTGATTTCTTTTTCGTTCTATCCGGCTTTATTATTTATTACAGCAGCGCCGATTCTCGTCCCGATCGAGAGTGGGTGATCGGATTTCTTCTGAGGCGCGGCATCCGCATTTATATTCCCTACTGGCCGCTGGGTATCGCAGTAGCGTTGTTTTATCTTTCAGTTCCAGGCATCGGAAGTCCCGGCCATCAGTTTGGTTGGTTCTCGACACTGACGCTGCTCCCCACCGATAAATTGCCAGCGCTGCTGCCGGCCTGGACGCTTCAGCATGAAGTCTTCTTCTACCTCGTCTTCGCTATGTTGATTTGGATGCGTTCGCTTTGGATCGGTCTCGCTGTATGGACGCTCGCTATGGCGCTTTTGTGGTATCCGAATGGACCCGAGAGCAATGTCATGCTGGCATCGATGAACATCGAATTCGTCGCGGGCATTATGGCTGCCTTTCTAGTGATGAGGGACAAAGTCCCGACTTTGTTGTTCTCGGGGTTGGCGATTGGTTTCTTAGTCTTCTATTTCGTTGGCGGGCCAAGTACGAATTCCCTGGTTTTCGGGATGGGTGTGGCGTTTCTCGTAGCGGTTGCTGCCTCATTTGAGCTTCGGGGGCGCATTCACATTCCAAGCTTTGTCCTTTTGCTGGGCAACGCTTCTTACGCGATATACCTGATCCACAATCCCTTACTCGCCGTTACAACGCGCCTTGTGCGGGCGATGGACCTGACATGGGGCATGGCGATGGCTGTCGGGATCGCGGCTTCAACGGCTGCCGGCATCGCCTATTATTTCGGTTATGAGCGACCTTCTCTCCGTTTCGCGCATCGAAAACTGATAGCGCCGCGCATGGCTATAGAGCGCGCTTCACCATCGAAGAGCTAG